The following proteins are co-located in the Noviherbaspirillum sp. UKPF54 genome:
- a CDS encoding aminoglycoside phosphotransferase family protein yields the protein MSLNNPSDLRLSQLNEWLATAPAVKVSPESIRPASADASFRRYFRVDGADGATYIAMDAPPPHEDVRPFIHVAEVFGQTGASVPKILAQDVERGFLLLSDLGTTTYLNQLNADTAHKLYLDAIDALVLIQAQSKPGVLPEYDRALLQRELMLFPDWYVGKHLGVTLSDKQTETLNKVFEVLLANNLAQPQVYVHRDYHSRNLMVIAPGNPGILDFQDAVYGPITYDLVSLLRDAYIQWDEEMVLDWAIRYWERAKRAGLPVNPDVDAFYRDFEFMGLQRHLKVLGIFARLYHRDGKDGYLKDLPLVMEYTRKAAGRYNALAPLIRLLDELEEKAPQVGYTF from the coding sequence ATGTCTTTAAATAATCCTTCTGATCTCCGTCTATCCCAATTGAACGAATGGTTGGCAACCGCGCCGGCCGTCAAGGTTTCCCCCGAATCGATCCGCCCGGCATCGGCCGACGCCAGCTTCCGCCGCTATTTCCGCGTCGATGGTGCCGACGGCGCCACCTATATCGCCATGGATGCGCCGCCGCCGCATGAAGACGTGCGCCCGTTCATCCATGTCGCCGAGGTATTTGGCCAGACCGGCGCATCGGTGCCGAAAATCCTCGCGCAGGACGTCGAGCGCGGTTTCCTGCTGCTGTCGGACCTGGGCACCACGACTTATCTGAACCAGCTCAACGCCGATACCGCGCACAAGCTCTACCTCGACGCGATCGACGCCCTGGTGCTGATCCAGGCGCAAAGCAAGCCGGGCGTACTGCCCGAATACGACCGCGCGCTGCTGCAGCGCGAGCTGATGCTGTTCCCCGACTGGTATGTCGGCAAGCATCTGGGCGTCACGCTGTCGGACAAGCAGACCGAGACGCTGAACAAGGTGTTCGAGGTCCTGCTCGCCAACAACCTGGCGCAGCCGCAGGTCTACGTGCACCGTGACTACCATTCGCGCAACCTGATGGTGATTGCGCCGGGCAATCCCGGCATCCTCGATTTCCAGGACGCAGTGTACGGACCGATCACCTACGACCTGGTGTCGCTGCTGCGCGACGCCTACATCCAGTGGGACGAGGAGATGGTGCTCGACTGGGCGATCCGCTACTGGGAACGCGCCAAGCGCGCAGGCTTGCCGGTCAATCCGGACGTCGATGCGTTCTACCGCGACTTCGAGTTCATGGGCCTTCAGCGACACTTGAAAGTGCTGGGCATTTTCGCGCGTCTGTACCACCGCGATGGCAAGGACGGCTACCTGAAAGACTTGCCGCTGGTGATGGAATACACGCGCAAGGCGGCCGGTCGCTACAACGCGCTGGCGCCGCTGATACGGTTGCTGGACGAGCTGGAAGAGAAGGCGCCGCAGGTCGGCTATACGTTTTAA
- a CDS encoding LPS-assembly protein LptD, translating to MLRILTAAVAAASVPMLVSAQEKQAGTDEKDETMTIHAEQMTGRPDREVHLERDVEVTRGPMTINADKATYNILDDEVDAEGNIRMRRFGDRYTGDELKLKMDTGKGYVTNPTYSLERNHAAGNADRINFEAQDRATVVDGTYSTCEGPDPDWYLKASTLDLDSGRDVGFARTAIVYFKGVPLLGTPAMSFPLSGARKSGFLPPTIGTTNKGGLEVTVPYYLNIAPNRDLTFYPRIFAQRGIQWGAEGRYMGETYVGQTKVEALFDDQQTKTNRYAISSTQTHNFAPGFSYVWNINAASDDDYPTDFSRTITASSQRLLPRDFALNYAAPSGYWSAVARATNYQVLQDPLAPIVRPYDRLPQLTVQASRFDVSGFDLNLTSELTRFWHPELLRGDRLVVNPKVAYPFIQPGYFLTPRLSLNATRYHLDNAPAGSETELSRVLPTMSLDGGLVFEREARFFGQAMTQTLEPRLFYVYTPFRDQSAFPIFDTAEADLSFAQLFSENRFVGGDRISDANQLTAALTSRYIEADGAERARIALGQRFYFAEQRVTLGAARNDSRSDVLLSAYGRLTAALSAEGNLQYSQTQHKMSRSNFGARWTAAPKSVLNLVYRRDLLNNLEQAEVSGQWPLSRRWYGVGRVNYSLPDRTVAEGLVGVEYKADCWVFRIVGQRIPTSAAAATSALFFQLELNGLTRLGSNPLDVLRTSVPGYQLVNQPSNP from the coding sequence TTGCTTCGTATCCTGACCGCCGCCGTGGCTGCTGCGTCGGTGCCGATGCTCGTGTCGGCGCAGGAGAAGCAAGCCGGGACGGATGAAAAAGATGAAACGATGACCATCCACGCCGAGCAGATGACGGGCCGGCCTGATCGGGAAGTGCATCTGGAGCGCGATGTCGAGGTGACGCGCGGGCCGATGACGATCAATGCCGATAAGGCGACGTACAACATCCTGGACGATGAAGTCGATGCCGAGGGAAACATCCGCATGCGCCGCTTCGGCGACCGCTATACCGGCGATGAACTGAAGCTCAAGATGGATACCGGCAAGGGGTACGTCACCAACCCGACCTACAGCCTGGAGCGCAATCATGCGGCCGGCAACGCCGATCGCATCAACTTCGAAGCGCAAGACCGGGCGACGGTCGTCGACGGCACCTACAGCACTTGCGAAGGACCCGATCCGGACTGGTACCTGAAAGCCAGCACGCTGGACCTGGACTCCGGGCGTGACGTCGGCTTTGCGCGCACGGCCATCGTGTACTTCAAGGGGGTGCCGTTGCTCGGCACGCCGGCCATGTCGTTTCCGCTGTCGGGCGCGCGCAAGTCGGGTTTCCTGCCGCCCACCATCGGCACGACCAACAAGGGCGGCCTGGAAGTGACGGTGCCGTATTACCTGAACATAGCGCCGAACCGCGATCTCACCTTTTATCCGAGAATTTTTGCCCAGCGCGGCATCCAATGGGGAGCCGAAGGGCGCTACATGGGCGAGACCTACGTCGGGCAGACCAAGGTCGAAGCCTTGTTCGACGATCAGCAGACCAAGACCAACCGGTATGCGATCAGCTCGACCCAGACGCACAATTTCGCGCCTGGTTTCTCGTACGTCTGGAATATCAACGCGGCATCGGATGACGACTACCCGACCGATTTCTCGCGCACCATTACCGCCAGTTCGCAGCGCTTGCTGCCGCGCGACTTTGCATTGAATTATGCGGCTCCCAGCGGGTACTGGAGCGCGGTCGCGCGCGCGACGAATTACCAGGTGCTGCAGGACCCGCTGGCGCCGATCGTCAGGCCCTACGACCGCCTGCCGCAGTTGACGGTGCAAGCCTCGCGCTTCGACGTGAGCGGCTTCGACTTGAACCTGACCTCTGAACTGACGCGCTTCTGGCACCCGGAACTGTTGCGCGGCGACCGCCTCGTGGTCAATCCGAAAGTGGCTTACCCATTCATCCAGCCTGGCTATTTCCTGACGCCTCGCCTGTCGCTGAATGCAACGCGATACCATCTTGATAATGCGCCTGCCGGCAGCGAAACGGAATTGTCGCGCGTCCTGCCGACCATGTCGCTCGACGGGGGACTGGTGTTCGAGCGCGAAGCGCGGTTCTTCGGCCAGGCCATGACACAGACGCTGGAGCCGCGCCTGTTCTACGTGTACACGCCGTTTCGCGACCAGAGCGCCTTCCCGATTTTCGACACGGCCGAGGCCGACCTCAGCTTTGCGCAACTTTTCAGTGAAAACCGCTTCGTCGGCGGCGACCGTATCAGCGACGCCAATCAGTTGACTGCGGCACTGACGTCGCGCTATATCGAAGCCGACGGAGCGGAACGCGCGCGCATCGCGCTCGGGCAGCGTTTCTACTTTGCCGAGCAGCGCGTGACGCTGGGCGCGGCGCGCAATGACAGCCGGTCCGACGTCCTGCTGTCGGCGTACGGGCGGCTGACCGCGGCGCTGAGCGCGGAAGGAAACCTGCAATACAGCCAGACCCAGCACAAGATGAGCCGATCCAATTTCGGCGCGCGCTGGACCGCGGCGCCCAAGAGCGTGCTGAACCTGGTGTATAGGCGCGATCTGCTCAACAACCTGGAACAGGCCGAAGTGTCCGGGCAGTGGCCGCTGTCGCGCCGCTGGTATGGCGTGGGACGTGTAAACTACTCGCTGCCGGACCGTACCGTCGCCGAGGGTTTGGTCGGCGTCGAATACAAGGCGGATTGCTGGGTTTTCCGCATTGTCGGCCAGCGCATTCCGACCTCGGCTGCCGCCGCGACGTCTGCATTGTTTTTCCAGCTTGAATTGAACGGATTGACACGTCTGGGTTCGAATCCGCTGGACGTATTGCGAACCAGCGTCCCAGGTTATCAACTGGTGAACCAGCCCAGTAATCCTTAA
- a CDS encoding peptidylprolyl isomerase encodes MRLARKSAFGTRLVVALLCAGVVAQAPAQAATASASAASATKAPRIYLADAIIAVVNNEVITRQELVERMQQVEQRMKNQGIALPPQQEFQRQLLERMVLDRAQLQLAKEYGIRVDDTMLDRAIARIAEQNKMTLPAFRSQLEREGTPFARFREEIREEIIMQRLREREVDNKIQISESEVDNYLAAEAGSAQAQQEYNVAHILVRIPENATAEQIAERRKRAEGVQQQLQAGGDFAKLAATYSDATDALSGGDLGWRSPDRLPQLFLDTLGSMKPGEVSPILKSSNGFHILKLSGKRGASVMKGGAAAGSVQQTHARHILIKTNQLVSPAEAKRKLTELKQRLDNRAATFEELARLYSNDLSASKGGDLGWIYPGDTVPEFERAMDALQPGQVSEPIESPFGFHLIQVLERKRDDVSQERQRLIARQAIRERKLEEATQDWLRQLRDRAYVEYRFDVSDAR; translated from the coding sequence ATGCGACTTGCTCGAAAATCGGCTTTTGGCACCAGGCTCGTCGTGGCGCTGCTGTGTGCCGGGGTTGTGGCGCAGGCGCCAGCCCAGGCAGCGACGGCAAGCGCGTCGGCCGCGTCTGCAACCAAGGCACCGCGCATCTACCTGGCCGACGCGATCATCGCCGTGGTCAACAATGAGGTAATCACGCGCCAGGAACTGGTCGAGCGCATGCAGCAGGTCGAACAGAGAATGAAGAACCAGGGTATCGCACTGCCGCCGCAGCAGGAATTCCAGCGGCAACTGCTGGAGCGCATGGTCCTCGACCGGGCGCAACTGCAGCTGGCAAAGGAATACGGCATCCGCGTCGACGACACAATGCTCGACCGTGCGATCGCCCGCATCGCCGAGCAGAACAAGATGACCCTGCCGGCTTTCCGCAGCCAGCTGGAACGTGAAGGCACGCCGTTCGCGCGCTTCCGCGAAGAGATTCGCGAAGAAATCATCATGCAGCGTCTGCGCGAGCGTGAAGTCGACAACAAGATCCAGATTTCCGAGTCCGAGGTCGACAATTACCTGGCGGCTGAGGCCGGTTCGGCCCAGGCGCAGCAGGAATACAACGTGGCCCACATCCTTGTGCGCATCCCGGAAAACGCGACCGCCGAGCAGATCGCCGAGCGCCGCAAGCGAGCCGAAGGCGTGCAGCAGCAGTTGCAGGCCGGCGGCGACTTCGCCAAGCTGGCGGCAACCTATTCCGACGCGACCGACGCGCTCTCCGGCGGCGACCTGGGCTGGCGCAGCCCGGACCGCCTGCCGCAGCTGTTCCTCGATACGCTGGGCAGCATGAAGCCGGGTGAGGTGTCGCCGATCCTTAAAAGCTCGAACGGCTTCCATATCCTGAAGCTCTCCGGCAAGCGCGGTGCCAGTGTGATGAAGGGCGGCGCTGCCGCAGGCTCGGTGCAGCAGACCCATGCGCGCCATATCCTGATCAAGACCAACCAGCTGGTATCGCCGGCCGAAGCCAAGCGCAAGCTGACCGAGCTGAAACAGCGCCTGGACAATCGCGCGGCGACCTTCGAGGAACTGGCGCGGCTGTACTCCAACGACTTGTCTGCGTCCAAGGGCGGCGATCTCGGCTGGATTTATCCGGGCGATACCGTGCCCGAATTCGAGCGCGCCATGGATGCGTTGCAGCCCGGCCAAGTCAGCGAGCCGATCGAAAGCCCGTTCGGCTTCCACCTGATTCAGGTGCTGGAGCGCAAGCGCGACGACGTGTCGCAGGAACGCCAGCGCCTCATCGCGCGCCAGGCGATCCGCGAACGCAAGCTGGAAGAGGCGACCCAGGACTGGCTGCGCCAGCTGCGCGACCGCGCCTACGTCGAATATCGCTTCGACGTCAGCGACGCACGCTGA
- the pdxA gene encoding 4-hydroxythreonine-4-phosphate dehydrogenase PdxA, which produces MNQRPTIAVTCGEPAGIGPEISLRAAWELRAEVNSVLIGDAALLSLIAREIDPAIRLLALSTQALRNSGLPNLPRDQMAVIDCPLAEPALPGKLDKRNGKAVLQTLDVAIKATLNGQFGAVVTAPLQKSTINDAGVAFTGHTEYFAEKTGTPQVVMMLAGGTPLLRVALATTHLPLKDVPAAITVDSLARTLDIVHRDLKNKFGIANPRILVAGLNPHAGEGGYLGREEIDVIAPVLQAAQAKGIAATGPYPADTLFQPKYLEQADCVLTMYHDQGLPVLKHASFGRGVNITLGLPLIRTSVDHGTALDLAAAGLGHADHGSMVEAIKLAARMAAASNAARSPSH; this is translated from the coding sequence GTGAACCAACGCCCCACCATCGCGGTCACCTGCGGCGAGCCCGCAGGCATCGGCCCGGAGATTTCCCTGCGCGCGGCCTGGGAGCTGCGCGCCGAGGTCAACAGCGTGCTGATCGGCGACGCCGCGCTGCTGTCGCTGATCGCCCGCGAGATCGATCCCGCGATCCGCCTGCTTGCCTTGTCGACGCAGGCGCTGCGCAACAGCGGCTTGCCGAATCTGCCGCGCGACCAGATGGCCGTGATCGATTGTCCTCTGGCTGAGCCGGCGCTGCCGGGCAAGCTCGACAAACGCAACGGCAAGGCGGTGTTGCAGACGCTCGACGTCGCGATCAAGGCTACGCTGAACGGGCAGTTCGGCGCCGTCGTCACCGCGCCGCTGCAAAAAAGCACGATCAATGATGCGGGCGTCGCATTTACCGGCCACACCGAGTACTTTGCCGAGAAAACCGGCACGCCGCAGGTGGTGATGATGCTGGCCGGCGGCACGCCACTGCTGCGCGTGGCACTGGCGACGACGCATCTGCCGCTGAAGGATGTACCGGCGGCGATCACTGTCGACAGTCTGGCGCGCACGCTCGATATCGTGCATCGGGATTTGAAGAACAAGTTCGGCATTGCCAATCCGCGCATCCTGGTCGCCGGTCTCAATCCGCACGCCGGCGAAGGGGGCTATCTCGGTCGCGAGGAAATCGACGTGATCGCGCCGGTGCTGCAGGCGGCGCAGGCGAAGGGGATTGCCGCAACCGGTCCCTATCCGGCCGATACGCTGTTCCAGCCGAAGTACCTGGAGCAGGCCGATTGCGTGCTGACGATGTACCACGACCAGGGTTTGCCGGTGTTGAAGCACGCGAGCTTCGGCCGCGGCGTCAACATCACGCTCGGGCTGCCGCTCATCCGCACCTCGGTCGACCACGGCACGGCGCTCGACCTGGCTGCCGCCGGCCTGGGGCATGCGGATCACGGCAGCATGGTTGAAGCGATCAAGCTTGCGGCCCGGATGGCTGCAGCGTCCAATGCCGCTCGCTCCCCCTCACACTGA
- the rsmA gene encoding 16S rRNA (adenine(1518)-N(6)/adenine(1519)-N(6))-dimethyltransferase RsmA: MKHIPRKRFGQNFLTDQGVLYDIIRAIDPRPDDTMVEIGPGLAAMTRLLLESLARLHVVELDRDLVARLQRNFDPDKLVIHAGDALQFDFASIPRPEGKKLRVVGNLPYNISSPLLFHLAQIAPQVQDQHFMLQKEVVERMVAEPGGKAYGRLSVMLQWRYHMELLFVVPPTAFDPPPQVDSAIVRMIPLAQPLACDAGKLEQVVTKAFSQRRKVLRNCVAGMFSENELIDAGINPQARPEEVPMEQFVGLANRLP, encoded by the coding sequence ATGAAACATATTCCACGCAAGCGCTTCGGCCAGAACTTCCTGACCGACCAGGGGGTTTTGTACGACATCATCCGCGCCATCGATCCGCGGCCCGACGACACGATGGTCGAGATCGGGCCTGGCTTGGCGGCGATGACACGGCTCTTGCTGGAGTCGCTGGCGCGGCTGCACGTGGTCGAGCTCGACCGCGACCTGGTCGCGCGCCTGCAACGGAATTTCGACCCGGACAAGCTCGTCATTCATGCCGGCGATGCGCTCCAGTTCGATTTCGCGTCGATTCCGAGGCCCGAGGGCAAAAAGCTGCGCGTGGTCGGCAACCTGCCTTATAACATCTCCAGCCCGCTCTTGTTCCATCTCGCGCAGATCGCGCCCCAGGTGCAGGACCAGCATTTCATGCTGCAAAAGGAAGTGGTCGAGCGCATGGTCGCCGAGCCGGGCGGCAAGGCTTATGGCCGGTTGTCGGTGATGCTGCAGTGGCGCTACCACATGGAGCTGCTGTTCGTGGTGCCGCCCACCGCGTTCGATCCGCCGCCGCAGGTCGATTCCGCCATCGTGCGCATGATCCCGCTGGCGCAGCCGCTGGCATGCGACGCGGGCAAGCTGGAACAGGTGGTCACGAAGGCGTTTTCGCAGCGGCGCAAGGTGTTGCGCAATTGCGTGGCCGGTATGTTCAGCGAAAACGAACTGATCGATGCTGGCATCAATCCCCAGGCGCGGCCGGAGGAAGTGCCGATGGAGCAATTCGTCGGGCTGGCGAATCGGTTACCATAA
- a CDS encoding HU family DNA-binding protein: MNKTELIDAIAADCDVSKAVAQRALESFVNNVVKAVADGDTVQLVGFGTFAAGKRAERTGRNPRTGEEIKIAAANTVKFSAGKAFKDAVNK; encoded by the coding sequence ATGAACAAAACTGAACTGATCGACGCTATTGCAGCCGATTGCGACGTGTCCAAGGCCGTTGCGCAACGCGCTCTCGAATCGTTCGTCAACAACGTGGTAAAGGCCGTTGCCGACGGCGACACGGTGCAACTGGTTGGCTTCGGCACGTTTGCCGCAGGAAAGCGCGCAGAGCGCACCGGCCGCAACCCGCGCACTGGCGAAGAAATCAAGATTGCAGCCGCCAATACGGTGAAATTCTCGGCCGGCAAGGCGTTCAAGGACGCCGTGAACAAGTAA
- the gloA gene encoding lactoylglutathione lyase, which yields MRILHTMLRVGDLQRSIDFYTKVLGMKLLRTTDRPEQKYTLAFVGYGTNPEHTELELTYNYGVAQYELGTAYGHIAIAVEDAYQTCESVKAQGGTVTREAGPVKGGSTVIAFVQDPDGYKIELIERKG from the coding sequence ATGCGCATACTGCACACCATGCTGCGGGTCGGCGACCTGCAGCGCTCGATCGATTTTTACACCAAGGTACTCGGCATGAAACTGCTGCGCACCACCGATCGCCCGGAACAGAAATACACGCTGGCCTTCGTCGGCTACGGCACCAATCCGGAGCATACGGAACTGGAGCTGACCTATAACTACGGCGTGGCGCAGTACGAGCTCGGCACAGCCTACGGCCATATCGCCATCGCCGTGGAGGATGCGTACCAAACCTGCGAGAGCGTCAAGGCGCAAGGCGGCACGGTCACGCGCGAGGCCGGCCCGGTAAAAGGCGGCAGCACAGTGATCGCCTTCGTGCAGGACCCGGATGGCTACAAGATCGAGCTGATCGAACGAAAAGGGTAA
- a CDS encoding M48 family metallopeptidase, which yields MKLRRQTPPDPQQLTLQLDFFSPETQPLPAVDKQAAPPASGEPFRPAREPLELEPSPGTPSSQTPARAKRHIRVGEHVLEYRLLRSKRRSIGFLIDEDGLRITAPRWVPLAEIESAIHEKRRWIFAKLSERRERSARRLQPHMQWRDGAALPYFGEQITLRILAAQAAGVAYSAGTRELMVSLPPDASEQQLKDRVQGWLQQEARRVFAERLPVYAGRLGVTYRAFALSSATMQWGSCTADGRIRLNWRLIHFALPMIDYVIAHELSHLREMNHSPRFWATVQSIFPEFEAARRTLRTSGPDTLPEF from the coding sequence TTGAAGCTGCGTCGCCAGACTCCGCCTGATCCGCAGCAGCTCACGCTGCAGCTCGATTTTTTTTCACCTGAAACTCAGCCGCTGCCGGCCGTCGACAAGCAGGCAGCCCCCCCTGCGTCAGGCGAGCCCTTCCGGCCGGCGCGCGAGCCGTTGGAGCTGGAGCCTTCTCCCGGCACGCCCTCGTCCCAGACACCGGCACGTGCAAAACGCCATATCCGGGTCGGCGAGCATGTGCTCGAATACCGCCTGCTGCGCTCCAAGCGCCGCTCGATCGGCTTTCTGATCGATGAAGATGGCCTGCGCATCACCGCGCCGCGCTGGGTGCCGCTGGCGGAAATCGAAAGCGCCATTCACGAAAAGCGGCGCTGGATCTTCGCCAAACTCAGCGAACGGCGGGAGCGTTCGGCACGCCGCCTGCAGCCCCACATGCAATGGCGCGACGGCGCCGCCCTGCCCTATTTCGGCGAGCAGATCACCTTGCGTATCCTTGCCGCGCAGGCCGCCGGTGTCGCCTATAGCGCCGGCACGCGCGAACTGATGGTGAGCCTGCCGCCGGACGCGAGCGAGCAGCAGCTCAAGGACCGCGTGCAGGGCTGGCTGCAGCAGGAAGCCCGGCGCGTCTTCGCCGAACGCCTGCCCGTCTATGCCGGCAGGCTTGGCGTCACCTACCGCGCGTTCGCGCTGTCGTCGGCGACCATGCAATGGGGTTCATGCACTGCGGACGGCAGGATTAGGCTTAACTGGCGGCTGATCCACTTCGCGCTGCCGATGATCGACTACGTGATCGCGCACGAGCTGTCCCACTTGCGCGAAATGAACCACAGCCCGCGCTTCTGGGCTACCGTACAATCCATATTTCCCGAGTTCGAGGCGGCCAGGCGTACATTGCGCACGAGCGGCCCGGATACCCTGCCGGAATTTTGA
- a CDS encoding 1-acyl-sn-glycerol-3-phosphate acyltransferase: MSRFILFLRSLVFVLLMVVATIIWAPICFLFAPLPYNQRYFLTSFWNRFVIWAAKVVCGIRYQFKGYDNLPDSPVILLSKHQSAWETIFFLYAMPRPLVYVFKKELLYIPFFGWAIALMRMIPIDRSKTRDAFAQVVAHGRKRLAGGQWIIMFPEGTRSYVGKQGKYKAGGARLAIETNTVVVPIAMNAGECWPKNSFIKKPGLITVSIGKPISPEGKTQQALIQEVENWIESEMRVISSPGIYSKSSIPNTLEAASPDSA, translated from the coding sequence ATGTCACGTTTTATCCTGTTCCTGCGTTCGCTCGTATTCGTGCTGCTGATGGTGGTCGCTACCATCATCTGGGCGCCGATATGCTTTCTGTTCGCGCCGCTGCCCTATAACCAGCGCTATTTTCTGACCAGCTTCTGGAACCGCTTCGTGATCTGGGCCGCCAAGGTCGTGTGCGGCATCCGCTACCAGTTCAAGGGTTACGACAACCTGCCGGATTCGCCGGTCATCCTGCTGTCGAAACACCAGTCGGCCTGGGAAACGATTTTCTTCCTGTACGCGATGCCGCGCCCGCTGGTCTATGTGTTCAAGAAGGAACTGCTGTACATTCCATTTTTCGGTTGGGCCATCGCATTGATGCGCATGATTCCGATCGACCGCAGCAAGACGCGGGACGCGTTCGCGCAGGTCGTCGCGCACGGCCGCAAGCGCCTGGCGGGCGGCCAATGGATCATCATGTTCCCCGAAGGGACCCGCTCGTATGTCGGCAAACAGGGCAAGTACAAGGCCGGCGGTGCGCGCCTGGCAATCGAGACCAACACCGTGGTGGTGCCGATTGCGATGAATGCCGGCGAGTGCTGGCCGAAGAACTCCTTCATCAAGAAGCCGGGCCTGATCACGGTCTCGATTGGCAAACCGATTTCACCAGAAGGAAAGACGCAACAGGCGTTGATCCAGGAAGTGGAAAATTGGATAGAATCGGAGATGCGCGTCATTTCCTCGCCCGGCATTTACTCCAAAAGCTCCATCCCCAACACCCTTGAAGCTGCGTCGCCAGACTCCGCCTGA
- the gmhB gene encoding D-glycero-beta-D-manno-heptose 1,7-bisphosphate 7-phosphatase, which translates to MKLIILDRDGVINHDSDNFIKSPDEWIPIPGSLEAIARLNQAGYRVVVATNQSGVARGLFNIITLNAIHQKLHQAARQVGADIGAIFFCPHAADDNCDCRKPKPGLLQEIAKRFDVSLKGVPTVGDSLRDLQAGFIVGCTPYLVRTGKGEKTLAKGGLPPGTTVHADLAAFVDHLLKTNAEVAAAA; encoded by the coding sequence ATGAAGCTGATCATTCTCGATCGCGACGGCGTCATCAACCACGATTCCGACAACTTCATCAAGTCGCCGGACGAGTGGATTCCGATCCCGGGATCGCTGGAGGCGATCGCGCGCCTGAATCAGGCCGGCTACCGCGTGGTGGTGGCGACCAACCAGTCCGGCGTCGCGCGCGGGCTGTTCAACATCATCACCCTGAACGCGATCCACCAGAAACTGCATCAGGCCGCAAGACAGGTCGGCGCCGATATCGGCGCGATCTTCTTTTGCCCGCATGCCGCCGATGACAACTGCGACTGCCGCAAGCCCAAGCCGGGCTTGCTCCAAGAAATCGCCAAGCGCTTCGACGTCAGCCTGAAAGGCGTGCCGACCGTGGGCGATTCGCTGCGCGACCTGCAGGCCGGTTTCATCGTCGGCTGCACGCCTTACCTGGTAAGGACCGGCAAGGGCGAAAAGACGCTCGCCAAGGGTGGCCTGCCGCCCGGGACCACGGTCCATGCCGACCTGGCCGCGTTCGTCGACCATCTGTTAAAAACGAATGCCGAAGTGGCCGCCGCGGCATAA